The genomic stretch GCGGCACGTCCGCGGGTATTCCGGCGGCAAGCCGGCATACATCGCGATGGCCTCCTTCCAGGCCGTGGAGCAGGGGGGCGAGTACGCCGCGACAGCGCCGGAAGGCCTCCCCGATCCCGACGCGCTGCCGACCAGCGCCGCCTACCTGGACGCGACCGATCCGGGCACGGAGGCGGGCGGCACCATGACCAAGGAGTCGAAGGAGTACTGGTCGTCGGGCCGTGGCTTCGACATGCGGCACGTGCCCGGCCCGGTCTATCTCGAGGTGGACGGCGACCCCGTCCCGCACCAGGCGATCTGGGTCCGGCCCTTCGACCCGCTCCGTCCCGTCGAAGGGCTCACCTCACGCGCACGCGACCTGGCCGCCCTCGCCTACGTCTGCGACTACACCATCCTGGAGCCGATCCTGCGCGTCCTCGACCTGCCGTGGGCCCGCCCTGGGCTCACCACCGCCAGTCTCGACCACGCCATGTGGTTCCACCGCCCCGCCACGATGGACGACTGGCTGCTCTACGCCCAGGAGGCCGAGGCGGCCCAGAACGGCCGCGGCCTGGGACTCGGCCGCTTCTTCGACCGCGCAGGACGCCACCTCGCCACGGTCGCGCAGGAAGGGGTCATCCGTGTGTCCTGACCGCGGCCTCTCCCTCGCCGATCGGCGATCGGGCGTGAACGGCAAGGCCGCCGTCGAACATGTGGCGCGGGTCGAATGGAGCGACACCGACGCCTCAGGACACCACCACAACACGGCCGTGA from Nonomuraea polychroma encodes the following:
- a CDS encoding acyl-CoA thioesterase; this translates as MSPTSEIVTAALSLTPTAPEHFDEAYVARSQDCPWPKAYGGDLVAQAAAAVMRSVGDDRTLHSLHSYFMRPVEVGAEIRYEIERLRDGRSYSTRHVRGYSGGKPAYIAMASFQAVEQGGEYAATAPEGLPDPDALPTSAAYLDATDPGTEAGGTMTKESKEYWSSGRGFDMRHVPGPVYLEVDGDPVPHQAIWVRPFDPLRPVEGLTSRARDLAALAYVCDYTILEPILRVLDLPWARPGLTTASLDHAMWFHRPATMDDWLLYAQEAEAAQNGRGLGLGRFFDRAGRHLATVAQEGVIRVS